One segment of Deltaproteobacteria bacterium DNA contains the following:
- a CDS encoding peptide chain release factor-like protein yields the protein MAVSPEKQKALQETLQKLGIREEDVAEHFTRSQGAGGQKVNKTSSAVYLKHLPTGLEVKMQKERSQALNRFLAWRLLAEKVEALQDGKSLHRQQAEKIRRQKNRRMRRGKLKSQP from the coding sequence ATGGCCGTCAGCCCTGAAAAACAAAAAGCCTTGCAAGAAACCCTGCAAAAACTGGGTATCCGGGAAGAGGATGTGGCCGAACACTTTACACGGTCCCAAGGGGCCGGCGGACAGAAGGTCAATAAAACTTCCTCAGCGGTTTATCTGAAGCACCTTCCCACCGGGCTGGAAGTCAAGATGCAAAAAGAGCGCTCCCAGGCCTTGAACCGTTTTTTGGCCTGGCGGCTCCTGGCCGAAAAAGTCGAAGCGCTTCAAGACGGGAAAAGCCTCCATCGGCAGCAAGCAGAAAAAATCCGCAGGCAAAAAAATCGCCGGATGCGGAGGGGAAAATTGAAAAGTCAACCTTGA